AATTTACGTCCAATTCTTCCGATTTTTGGACCGAGAATATACCAAGGCAAAAGTGAAAATGCTAAATAAGCCAGAATGTAAAACGAAGGAGCGCCGCGTGTAAATGCCCATCCTGGTGCACCTAAAAATGAAAAGGCGCTAAAAATGGCTCCACCCATTAAAAACCAAGTTAAGAATAATCCTAAACCTCTACCTGCGGTAGTAAATTCTTCTAATGACGCTTTGTTCGTACCTCTACCGGCCATTACACCAACAATAAGTGCAATAACTAAATACAACACCATAATTAACATCGATATTTTCCAATCTTCCATCTACTTATACCTCCTCTTTATCTGGGTCAATGAAATATAGAATAAGGACTGCTATAAAAGTAATGACAATCCATAATATGATCCAGAATAAACTGTATGGAAGTCCCAGTATGAATGGATAGGTTTTATTACCAAAGGTAAATATCGGAAATAGAACCGTTGAAAACAACAATGTGCTAATAATGATGTAGTACGTACGAAAACTTCCAACACTCATATAGGCCACCTCTTTGTGTCGTATTGATTGTTACATTAGAGTCTTTTAACTTAATCCTAATACAACATGAATTGTCGCTGATCCTATGCTACGTATTATTCTTTCTACGCTATTACGGACATCTGTTTAAAAAATATGTAGCCCTAGATTGTTATGTCTATGACTACATATGTTATTTACTATGAGTATTGCAAATTATTCGTCGCCTAGAACTCCATATGACGGAGCAATTTCGGGTGTAATTGCTCTTATTCGATACTCTTCAGCTTGTGGGCCATAAACTTCCCACGCCCTTTTCAAATCTTCAAGTGGTTGGTCACTGTAATCCACTCGTAAATCTACATATGGGAAAGCATCCTCTTGATAAACTAATAATCCGATGGAATGTTCTTGATCCAGCTCTCCACCCATCTCAAATCCTTTAGAAATAGCAGCAATTAACCGATCAGCCAACGTGCCTTTTGCATCCAAAAAGATTTTTCCCATCTGTTCCGGAATGTTAGGATCACTTAATAAATTCCCGATACTTGCAACGTTTTTAGCGGTAAATTCTCCATGGACTCCTAGAGCTTTATTACCTGTAAAGACGGCTGAGTTACCGCTTGCATCAACGACGGCTAATTGACGATATTCTCTGAAGGGTGTCGCTTCCTTCATTGCATTGATTGCCGATTCCGCGTCAAAACCATTTTCTAAGACATTCAAACCGATATTGGCAAGTCTTGGGTCCGTAACGTTTTGCGTTAAAATCGCCCCAACGCCGTGCTTCGCCCACGGACATCTTGCTCCTACTGAGGGACTGCTTGATGTAACAATAACCCCTAGTGCACCCGTTTCTTCACATCTTCCTGCGACTGAAAAAGTATTTGTAAATTTCATGATTACCCTCCATTACTTCTATTTGATAGTTTTCTTATCTTGTATTCATTCGCTAATTACTGCTTCAACATCAATTTCCATCAACATTTCAGGCATTGCAAATCCGCTTACAATTAATCCCGTACTGCATGGATAGACACCTTTAAAATGCTCAGCAATTACTGGATATACTTTACTTCGGTCCTCACGCTTCAAAAGATAAACTGTCATCTTACAAATATCGTTAACTGATCCGCCAGCCTCTTCAATTAACTGTTTTACACAACGGCAAGCCATATCTGTCTGTGCAGCTACATCACCAATGCCGTGGAAGTTACCTTCTAAATCGAAACCTGTTTGACCACGAAGAAAAATGCGATTACCAGCGCGGACAGCCATACTTAGCTCATTCACAATATGGTGCTCCGGCTTTCCTAAATCTGAAGGGTAATATTCATCCGTCTTAAACTTTCTGAAACGTTGGATCTCCACTTTTTTTGTGTCTTCATAGATTGTCATCTGTATATTCCTCCACTTTTCAAGTTATTTTTTTACTAATCTTTTCTCGTTCTGTTGAACAACTGGCTTGAGATAATTCCAACCTAGTAACTGATTGGCTTCATCTACTTCTCCTTTTAAGAATAACTCACGTATGCGTGTGGATGAAATGGTTTTTCCTGCACCACACAGTACCGGATCCAAAATGAACACATCAAAATACTTACGTAATGTATTCACATCGCCTTCTCGTCCTCTTCCAAAGCGAAAATCATGACCTTCGAAAATCTCCACTGGATTCAAATCCATCAATTCCTGCAGAAATCGCTCCACGCCCTGTGATATATAATCCGCATTGAATTGCGCAACAACCACGTGATCTACACCTAGCTTTTCAAGCATCGCTAATTTCTCAGATAGCGAAGTTAGTAATTTCACATGCTGGAAAAAAACTTTTGGTGGCGGGTCGAATGTATACACAACAAGTGGCACACCCAATTCCACAGCCTGCTCACGAGCTTGCCTCACTAATGTTTGGTGACCAATATGAAGTCCATCTAACGCACCGATAGTTAGAACACACTCCGGAAGCTTTAATGTTTTGGATTTATGAACTTGCATGCATGACACCTCTTCCCTCTAGTTTTCCTTACAAAAGTTGCGCTCTCTCACAATAGTGGGACAGCTAAACATTATGATTGGAATGCTAGCGAAGACGATAGATTCGCAGCTTTCATCACCATTTCACGATTTGGAGTCAAATCATAATTATTAAAGACGGCTGCATGTTGCGCGAATGGCGGACTTTGTGCAAACAATTCAAATGTAATTTGGTGACCTGCATAGGAAGAGTTCACCATGTCACGTGCAAAGTAAAGCAATTTCGCACGTTCTTCTGCACTCCACTCACCAACAGAATAAAATCTATCAATATATTCCTTGATTTGTGGATCCGTCATAGTTTCCATGTCAGGTGTCACAGCTAATTGTCCACCTACTAACTCACGTGCCAAATGTGCCATTTCAGGGAAATGTTTTAGCGCAAACACACGACCTGTATATAGAAGAGACTGGTTAGGCATCATTAATCCACCTGATGACAATTGCGCTTCCGAAACTGCAGCTGTCAGATGGGCATTAATCGTTTCACGATAGTTGATTAGCTCAGATAGTTTTTGCTGAACTGCAGGGATCTTTGTCAAACCTGTTTGCTCAACATTTAATAATGCAGCACCGATTAGATAATCCGCTCTTCTTAAAATTCGTAGTACATAGTTGTATGAAGAATAACGGTGTACCGTTTCACGAATATATTTCGCTGACTCTAAATTACGGTGGAATAGCACATTCTCCCAAGGTATTAGCACGTCATCAAAAATCAACAATGTATCAATCTCTTCAAATTTACTAGACAGTGGGTAGTTTACTGGATCTTTTCCAGCTCCAACAGGAGATCGACAAATATGTTTTAACCCTGGGGAGCCCATATCACAAATGAATCCAACTGCATAGTTTTCCATATTGACACTGGAATTTGACCAGTTAGAAATCGTCGGTTTTACGAATGCTTGATGTGCATAAGCAGCGGCAGTTTCAAACTTTGCACCACGCACTACAATTCCTTTATCATTTTCAGCAACGATATGAAGGAGTGTTCCACCATCTTCACCGTTGATTAACTTACTGCGGTCTCCTTTTGGATCGGTGTTGGCTGAAACGTGGAATAAATCCTCTTTTGCCACACGCGCAACATGATGTTTAATATTTTCTGCATAGGTCGGGTCAATTTCATTCAAACGGTCTTGCGCGTCATATAATGACCACATTTCTCCGATTGTTTCATCCCCTACACGATAGACAACTCCACCTAGATCATCTAAAACGGTTTCTACATACGTACGAATACCTTTTAGGTCATCCTTTGTTTTTGGAAGTTTAAATGCACGGCAAATTTCATCGCCATCCGAAAGCTTAACAGTCAATTTGTCTTTGTACTTCGCTTCATGATTCATATCATACATACGTGCTTTTACATCGATGATTGGCTTGAATGCTGGATGATTTACAATGTCATATACTCTTTCTCCGTCAATATATACTTCTCTTCCATCATTCAGTGATCTGCGGTAATCGTCTCCTGTTAATAAAGCCATTTAAATTCCTCCCTGGGTATCTGATTTTATATTAAAATTAAATACTGCCACCTGCGTGACTAATAATGTATTTACCTAGGTTTTTTGCTTCTTCTGTATGCTGTTTGACAATAGACTTAGCAGCTTCCTTATCTCCCGCTTCATACGCTTTCAATAAAGCTAAATGATCATCAGCCAGTTTATTCAACTCTTCGCGTGCAGTACTACTATTTTCTTTAAATGCTTCTCGCAAAGCACTGCTCATAACTGCTTCAGCCGTCAGGCGGCGATAGGAGTCTAGTAAAGTAGCATTATTCGTTAAAGCAATCGTATAATCATGGAGTGAAATATTCGCCTCAATATATTTATCGATATCTGTAATACCTTTTTCTTTATCTGCCAACGTTTCTTCTACACGACTCCTGAAATCAGATAGTTCTTCATTAGATAGATTGCCAACTGTCTTTTCAATAGCCGCAACTTCTAGTGCACAACGTGTTTCCAAAGCTTCCGTTAGCATCTCAATACTTAGCGGAGTAACAGAGAAATCACCATTTTCACTACGTTTGATTAAACCTTCGCCTTCTAATTTGGTAAGAGCATAGTAGATTACTTGCCTTGGAACTTCTAGTGTTTCTGTCAAATTGGCAACATTGAATGGCTCCATTAGTTGAAAATCTCTTTTCAACACTTTACTTCGTAAATCTAGATAAACCATTTCATCATTGTGTGAAATGAAGCGTCCGAATTTTCCACGGTAGTAAGTCAATGGATTACGTTCTTCAGAATCCGCATGTATAACTTCTGCAAGGAACACAGAATGCGTACCGCCCGTCACTTCTTGTACGACCCTGCACTCCAGATGAGCAAGTGTATCTTTTAAGATCGGCTCACCTAATTTCCCTTCAACCGTTTCAATACCTTTGAATTTATCAGATGAAGGTCTAGCAAACTGTAAAGCTATGTCCCCTTGGTCTTCATGCAGTATGTTCACACCAAAAACCTTTGCTTGGGAAATTGCATTACAAGTCCCGGTCGCTTGGTTGATACATACTAGCAACATTGGAGGTTCAACTGATAGTGAGGAAACCGCACTTGCCGTCACCCCATAATTGACACCTTCATGCTTTGTTGTAATAACCGTAACACCGCTAGTAAAATGTCCGATTACATCCCGAAAGACTAAGTTATCCACCCTTTCTAGCTTTCCTTTTTCACTAATTTCTGTTCCCATCTGAATCCCTCCTAAACTAATTTACGGAAATAATCCTAAATGAGTCCCTTATTCAACAAAAAATATAAAATCAGCATCTCTCTATAAAAGTAAAGCGAATCGGATTTACTTATTTTGTAGCAATTACTGTATAACCTTTTAATTAGAATATACGGATTATTTAAAATAATGTCAACACTTTTTACTATTTCTTTTTTTTTAGACTTCAATAATAGCGAATTACTTTGAAAGCGATTACATTTATTCTGACAATCATTTGGGCAATCCAAATAATTTCATTTAACAATAGTATATAAAATCATATGATAAAGTAGTTCTGACTACTACATATCCTCCCCCTTAAAAGCCAATGTCCTTAAGTAGACCGTAAAAATAGAGAATTTTTTATACTGGCTAAGTGAATTCATACCAGTCACTGAATTCCCTTGCTATTAATATACAGCACTAATTTTTAATGTCAATAACTTTTTGTATAATTTAGAAAATTTTATAAATACGCAGATATACAGTTACTCATAATCTCTTTATCTTTGGCCGATTAATTGAAACAATGAATTTCATTTGATTCTTACAGTAACTTATGTGTATTCTTGTAATAATGCGAATATGCTTTTTACAACTATTAAGGAAAATTTACTTTGGTCAATAGTAAAAAGATCGATACAAATCGCTTGAAAATGATGAATGGAGGGTATCAATGAATAACCGAATTTCGGAAATGGTAGAGAACATAAAGGATCTATTGATTGAATGGCGTCGAGATTTCCATACATACGCGGAAGCAGGATGGGTTGAATTTCGGACAGCCTCCCTTATTGCCTCACGACTATCTACTTGGGGATATGAAGTACGTGCAGGACGCGAGGTAATGGATGAAAGCACTCGAATGGGCGTTCCCGGCCAGGCGTATTTGGAAGAACAATTTGATCGTGCCCTCCAGCAAGGGGCTGACACAGAATGGGTTTCACAATTACGCTTTGGCTTTACTGGCGTTGTCGGCACTTTAGATACAGGTAGGCCAGGCCCGACCATTGGATTACGTTTTGATATGGATGCCTTGGACCTGCAAGAGTCCTCTGATGACAGTCATTTTCCAGTAAAAGAAAGGTTCACCTCCGTCAACGACCGAATGATGCATGCTTGCGGTCATGATGCACATATGGCAATAGGACTTGGCATCGCTTCCCTTTTAGCTGAATTAAAGGACAGTTTAAACGGCAAATTTAAACTTATTTTTCAACCTGCCGAAGAAGGCGTTCGTGGTGCAAAGTCTATGGTGGAGGCCGGAGTTGTTGACGACGTAGATATTTTCATTTCTCAACATATTGGTCTAGGTGCGGAACTAGGTGAATTCGTTTGCAGTGATTTAGGATTTCTAGCTACTACAAAATTGAATGTTAGTTTTCAAGGCAAAGCCGCACATGCTGGAGCAAATCCTGAAGAAGGCAAAAATGCTTTATTAGCCGCAGCAACGGCGACCTTAAATATGCATGCTATCTCTCCCCACAGTTCAGGAGAATCGCGAATCAATGTTGGGGTTTTAC
This window of the Sporosarcina pasteurii genome carries:
- a CDS encoding DUF1028 domain-containing protein yields the protein MKFTNTFSVAGRCEETGALGVIVTSSSPSVGARCPWAKHGVGAILTQNVTDPRLANIGLNVLENGFDAESAINAMKEATPFREYRQLAVVDASGNSAVFTGNKALGVHGEFTAKNVASIGNLLSDPNIPEQMGKIFLDAKGTLADRLIAAISKGFEMGGELDQEHSIGLLVYQEDAFPYVDLRVDYSDQPLEDLKRAWEVYGPQAEEYRIRAITPEIAPSYGVLGDE
- a CDS encoding RidA family protein; amino-acid sequence: MTIYEDTKKVEIQRFRKFKTDEYYPSDLGKPEHHIVNELSMAVRAGNRIFLRGQTGFDLEGNFHGIGDVAAQTDMACRCVKQLIEEAGGSVNDICKMTVYLLKREDRSKVYPVIAEHFKGVYPCSTGLIVSGFAMPEMLMEIDVEAVISE
- a CDS encoding FAD synthetase, encoding MQVHKSKTLKLPECVLTIGALDGLHIGHQTLVRQAREQAVELGVPLVVYTFDPPPKVFFQHVKLLTSLSEKLAMLEKLGVDHVVVAQFNADYISQGVERFLQELMDLNPVEIFEGHDFRFGRGREGDVNTLRKYFDVFILDPVLCGAGKTISSTRIRELFLKGEVDEANQLLGWNYLKPVVQQNEKRLVKK
- a CDS encoding 4-hydroxyphenylacetate 3-hydroxylase family protein, with product MALLTGDDYRRSLNDGREVYIDGERVYDIVNHPAFKPIIDVKARMYDMNHEAKYKDKLTVKLSDGDEICRAFKLPKTKDDLKGIRTYVETVLDDLGGVVYRVGDETIGEMWSLYDAQDRLNEIDPTYAENIKHHVARVAKEDLFHVSANTDPKGDRSKLINGEDGGTLLHIVAENDKGIVVRGAKFETAAAYAHQAFVKPTISNWSNSSVNMENYAVGFICDMGSPGLKHICRSPVGAGKDPVNYPLSSKFEEIDTLLIFDDVLIPWENVLFHRNLESAKYIRETVHRYSSYNYVLRILRRADYLIGAALLNVEQTGLTKIPAVQQKLSELINYRETINAHLTAAVSEAQLSSGGLMMPNQSLLYTGRVFALKHFPEMAHLARELVGGQLAVTPDMETMTDPQIKEYIDRFYSVGEWSAEERAKLLYFARDMVNSSYAGHQITFELFAQSPPFAQHAAVFNNYDLTPNREMVMKAANLSSSLAFQS
- a CDS encoding flavin reductase → MGTEISEKGKLERVDNLVFRDVIGHFTSGVTVITTKHEGVNYGVTASAVSSLSVEPPMLLVCINQATGTCNAISQAKVFGVNILHEDQGDIALQFARPSSDKFKGIETVEGKLGEPILKDTLAHLECRVVQEVTGGTHSVFLAEVIHADSEERNPLTYYRGKFGRFISHNDEMVYLDLRSKVLKRDFQLMEPFNVANLTETLEVPRQVIYYALTKLEGEGLIKRSENGDFSVTPLSIEMLTEALETRCALEVAAIEKTVGNLSNEELSDFRSRVEETLADKEKGITDIDKYIEANISLHDYTIALTNNATLLDSYRRLTAEAVMSSALREAFKENSSTAREELNKLADDHLALLKAYEAGDKEAAKSIVKQHTEEAKNLGKYIISHAGGSI
- a CDS encoding amidohydrolase, with protein sequence MNNRISEMVENIKDLLIEWRRDFHTYAEAGWVEFRTASLIASRLSTWGYEVRAGREVMDESTRMGVPGQAYLEEQFDRALQQGADTEWVSQLRFGFTGVVGTLDTGRPGPTIGLRFDMDALDLQESSDDSHFPVKERFTSVNDRMMHACGHDAHMAIGLGIASLLAELKDSLNGKFKLIFQPAEEGVRGAKSMVEAGVVDDVDIFISQHIGLGAELGEFVCSDLGFLATTKLNVSFQGKAAHAGANPEEGKNALLAAATATLNMHAISPHSSGESRINVGVLHAGTGRNIIPNKAELQVETRGATTEINEYMYERMRKIVQAAGDMYEVETHIEEVGAAPTCTPSEHLVAVLRKKAKSVKGIQKITNTFTSGGSEDATYMMSRVKENGGQAAYVVFGTTLSAVHHNEKFDIDEEVIPLAVKTLVHCITQFDTPLVPSNRGE